The window tgaagagattgtctgagctgtttgaatagtttcctggTTCAGCAATGTGTTTAATGTGCAGCGCTGACAGGGTCAGGGGACACCAGTACAAGGTCTGTTAAACAGGAAGTATAGAAGAATGGatatagtttctcattgggtttgaaatccatgtcagtgaaagtgtagatgtgagatctggtctccacattgtaaacggagagctgcccttcctcataatccagatacacccccagccTCCGAGGCTTCAGCCtccgggggagggggaggggggtccgGGGGTCAGTGAGAGCAGTGAACTCACCTCTATCTCCACTCCACCACGtcacagtccagtaaccctgctgggggATCATGCTGAACTCCCCCTTCCTCTCGGCAGACTCTGtgctgactcctaatctccaCCGTGTATTCTcccccacctgcacctgccagTAGCGTCTCCCCGAGGTGAagccctccctgcccagcacacagggCCTGTCATCAAATCTCTCTCGAGTGTCAGGGAGACGCTGCCGTATCTCTCCCTTTCTCACTTGTTTCCCCTCTGCAGACAGGATGAGCTCGGGCTGTGCTGTATCAAGGTCCAGAGTCACTTcaactgtggagcagagagaagacattattattattattattattattattattattattagcagttttatgattattattattatttttattattagcagcagcatatattattattaaatgtattactattagtagtagtagtagtagtagtattcatattattagtagtagaatTGAGTGAGGTAGGGTATGAAGGTATGAAGatcaattaaaatgaatcttgAAATAATAGATATAAATATTAACCAAACCCCGAGATCGCCACGTACAGTAAAGTCTCTTAAATGGACAGGCTGAACTCAAGCTGCAGTTTGGAATTGCAGTTGGAATTGCGGCAGTGTTCTGAATTTGGAATTGTAGCAGTGttctgttgtcatggaaaccgcaGTGAACGCAATGAGCCGTGAGATACACCAGGGGTTccgcactccttgggaaaatgtcaaattaaaaacatttaatatgtttaaacctgtaacactaTAAATAAACCCAATCGAAACTGTCCTTTACTCATCTGAAtacatattgtgaaagatggaaatcacatagaatatgcactgaggGAAATTCATTTAGTAAATAAAAcgaattgcaaaaactaaacattttcttttttatcaaacctttaaattaggtaccttagtataattgaacattttagaaatgcagttatttttctggGTCTATCAatcaagaaagaagtgcatgtctcttattattcccattcataaataccaaagcaggaatcactttgagtaaaaccagtacaacgcaCACAAAAACATGACTCtgaaatcctaatttctgaacactgtgtaactaaaacatGCAGCTGTTACCTCTCACGCTGCACTGTAACGCACAGAAAAGAGGAATgtgcacaacagagagggaaacgcgagccgcacaacagagaggaaaacgagagacgcgcacaacagagagggaaacaagagccgcgcacaacagagagggaaacgagagacgcgcacaacagagagggaaacaagagccgcgcacaacagagagggaaacgagagacgcgcacaacagagagggaaacgagagccgcgcacaacagagagggaaacgagagccgcgcacaacagagagggaaacgagagccgcgcaacagagagggaaacgagagacgcgcacaacagagagggaaacgagagccgcgcacaacagagagggaaacaagagccgcgcacaacagagagggaaacgagagccgcacacaacagagagggaaacgagagccgcgcaacagagagggaaacgcgagccgcacaacagagaggaaaacgagagacgcgcacaacagagagggaaacaagagccgcacaacagagaggaaaacgagagacgcgcacaacagagagggaaacaagagccgcacacaacagagagggaaacgagagccgcacacaacagagaacagagagggaaacgagagacgcgcacaacagagagagaaacgagagacgcgcacaacagagagggaaacaagagccgcacacaacagagagggaaacgagagacgagcacaacagagagggaaacaagagccgcgcacaacagagagggaaacgagagacgcgcacaacagagagggaaacaagagccgcacacaacagagagggaaacgagagccgcgcaacagagagggaaacgcgagccgcacaacagagaggaaaacgagagacgcgcacaacagagagggaaacaagagccgcacacaacagagaggaaaacgagagacgcgcacaacagagagggaaacaagagccgcacacaacagagagggaaacgagagccgcacacaacagagaacagagagggaaacgagagacgcgcacaacagagagggaaacgagagacgcgcacaacagagagggaaacaagagccgcacacaacagagagggaaacgagagacgagcacaacagagagggaaacaagagccgcgca of the Acipenser ruthenus chromosome 43, fAciRut3.2 maternal haplotype, whole genome shotgun sequence genome contains:
- the LOC131709396 gene encoding E3 ubiquitin-protein ligase TRIM39-like, whose product is MVPHCTAQLTQTWRRPCTTPMLTNTIYKQTVEVTLDLDTAQPELILSAEGKQVRKGEIRQRLPDTRERFDDRPCVLGREGFTSGRRYWQVQVGENTRWRLGVSTESAERKGEFSMIPQQGYWTVTWWSGDRGEFTALTDPRTPLPLPRRLKPRRLGVYLDYEEGQLSVYNVETRSHIYTFTDMDFKPNEKLYPFFYTSCLTDLVLVSPDPVSAAH